Part of the Nicotiana tabacum cultivar K326 chromosome 20, ASM71507v2, whole genome shotgun sequence genome, CAATTTCACCAAACAAGGCCTTAGTCATTAATGATTCTAATTTGAAGATGGTAAGGAGTAATGATGGATTTGATGAGCAAGAAGAGGAAGCAAATGAGTGCAAGAGATCACCCTTGAATGAAGAGGATGGTGGAGCTAATTCTGTGAATTTTGAAAGTGAACAattagagaaagaaaataaagtatgtTATCCTTGGTATAATACTCCATGCATTATAATTTATGTGATGTAATTTAACTCGATACAAATTTTAAGAAAGTAAGAACATCCTTTGAAACGTGATTTTagggcccgtttggccataaattatttttacttttttcgaaatcagtgtttggccataaaattttcaattttcacttgaagatgaatttcgaaattttgaaaaactctaaaaattattttcaaaattttcactgcagatcactcataaaaattcaaaatcaacccaaaattatattcatgtcaaaatacaactctaatttcaaatactattttcactttttttgtttttttactttttcGGAAGTTTACAATTGTTAtttccaaacgcccacttaaatatgtcattttaatattttatgtctacaaacttttgaaatttatggACTACAAAAGTTTCTCATCAAGGATatttaaaataagaaatttaaaattgaattcttttcaaataaaaaagtGTATCATTTTTTCTGATcgaataaataaggaaatagtgtcacaaaaatgaaacagaaagtaTTTTTTCATGCATTTTTTTAATGATAATATTGAATATCATTAAGGTTAATGATATATAGTTGTATACTTGTATGTATGACTAAAAATTGTTTGTTTACGTGAAATTAAAGGTTGATCAAAGTTTGAGGGAGGAACAGCTTCTTGGGAATGTTGATGGCTTCGCAGTTGAAGGTCTCTCTCTCTTTGGCGTCCAAATTAACTCATAAATATTTTGGTATCATATTATTtgcataaaattcaaataaaaccaAATCTCTTTATGTTCCAAGTATAgatacatttttttaaaattttcaaacagCGTTAAACTTAACAAAAAGAACCAATTATTTCACAAAGAGTATCTTATGATCACAACATGATGACATTTCTTTTTTCAAGATGTTTTCTAAATGATTAGGAAAAAATATacatgtaacttttttttttataacgaTAGTGTCAGAATTAACTTGCACGCgattaaaatataatataaattgtATTTATGATTTTATTGTATTGTCTTGTAATCTAAATAGAGAACCAAGATCCAGAGGTACAAGAACCAAGACTATACATAATTTGCCCAGGCAGATCAGATATAGAACTTTCAGAGCCATTCATTTCCAGCCCTAAAGATTGCCTCTTCACACTCAAGGAAGGAAGTCGCTATAAGctcaaattttcttttactgtttcAAACAATGTTGTCTCTGGTCTCAAATACATCAATACTACCTGGAAATCTGGTGTAAGAGGTATGTAGTAAAGTACTCATAAATTCTAGTCTAGAGGCGGAGTCGGTATTTAAAACTTATGGGTTCTAGATTCTAGTATTTAATTTATAAGTTagtgagttctaaattaatatgTTGTACAtgttcaatgaatttcttaagatAATAGTACAGAAGTTGGACCAAAGTTACTTAGTTCAACCGAACCGGTAACGTGAAACACTAGCTTGCcccgggagaaattcaaaaatagccagatttataagtggtcatttaaaaatagtcacagtttcaaaagtaatcgaaatttagccacttttcatgtaaagataaatctaaacaaaaatactgttcaaaatccggaaaatactccagttccagtataatatattgctccagcataatatgttggaagttcatacacagatgctccaatctccggtatattatgctggaacttttcgcgtgttggagttccagcataatatgctggaagttcatacacaggtgcaccgatctccagtatattatgctggaactttccgtattgcagcaaaatagtggctatttttcaatgactttgcaaacactggctatttttgaatgatcagtccgaaaactgactaacTCGTGCTATTT contains:
- the LOC107810110 gene encoding rho GDP-dissociation inhibitor 1-like, giving the protein MSAVVEPISPNKALVINDSNLKMVRSNDGFDEQEEEANECKRSPLNEEDGGANSVNFESEQLEKENKVDQSLREEQLLGNVDGFAVEENQDPEVQEPRLYIICPGRSDIELSEPFISSPKDCLFTLKEGSRYKLKFSFTVSNNVVSGLKYINTTWKSGVRVDKSQVMLGNFSPRKEPYIYELEEDVTPSGVFARGLYSARTQVIDDKERCYVDIKYYFEIQKQWRESS